DNA sequence from the Paroedura picta isolate Pp20150507F unplaced genomic scaffold, Ppicta_v3.0 Ppicta_v3_sca37, whole genome shotgun sequence genome:
GGATTAGGTGTCCAATACAACTAAAAAACATTGATGTATTCACTGGTCCCTCTGCAGCCTCGCGGTCCATAgtatacatctgcaaaggaacaaagattttgaggaccacacagcccctctttatgcctttttctacttatcttcttactaatatttgagggatatctgaaggcctagagctacaagctgattactcttgtcctaatcctaatatgttatatttctcaaatgatggaaaatacgaaatacaggacgaaactcccagtcatcacagcggcttggatccaattctaattttaaaaaaacacaaacatataagaacctgcttctcctctgtgtgtttgtgaaacgaaaagaaaagcagaaatatatagctttaggcaaccccttccccataacgtcttgctatgaaataagcttgggcagtcttgggctactgggctcactttccccattcctcgtcttcataaccgaaagaacacggcacataccacagatttcctttgcaGGATTAGGTGTCCAATACAACTAAAAAACATTGATGTGTCCACTGGTCCCTCTGCAGCCTCGCGGTCCATAgtatacatctgcaaaggaacaaagattttgaggaccacacagcccctctttatgcctttttctacttatcttcttactaatatttgagggatatctgaaggcctagagctacaagctgattactcttgtcctaatcctaatatgcTATATTTCTCAAATGATGGAAAATACGAAATACAGGACGAAACTCCCAATCATCACAGCGGCTTGGAtccaattctaattttaaaaaaacacaaacatataagaacctgcttctcctctgtgtgtttgtgaaacgaaaagaaaagcagaaatatatagctttaggcaaccccttccccataacgtcttgctatgaaataagcttgggcagtcttgggctactgggctcactttccccattcctcgtcttcataaccgaaagaacacggcacataccacagatttcctttgcaGGATTAGGTGTCCAATACAACTAAAAAACATTGATGTATCCACTGGTCTCTCTGCAGCCTCGCGGTCCATAGTATccatctgcaaaggaacaaagattttgaggaccacacagcccctctttatgcctttttctacttatcttcttactaatatttgagggatatctgaaggcctagagctacaagctgattactcttgtcctaatcctaatatgcTATATTTCTCAAATGATGGAAAATACGAAATAGAGGACGAAACTCCCAGTCATCACAGCGGCTTGGAtccaattctaattttaaaaaaacacaaacatataagaacctgcttctcctctgtgtgtttgtgaaacgaaaagaaaagcagaaatatatagctttaggcaaccccttccccataacgtcttgctatgaaataagcttgggcagtcttgggctactgggctcactttccccattcctcgtcttcataaccgaaagaacacggcacataccacagatttcctttgcaGGATTAGGTGTCCAATACAACTAAAAAACATTGATGTGTCCACTGGTCCCTCTGCAGCCTCGCGGTCCATAgtatacatctgcaaaggaacaaagattttgaggaccacacagcccctctttatgcctttttctacttatcttcttactaatatttgagggatatctgaaggcctagagctacaagctTATTATtcttgtcctaatcctaatatgcTATATTTCTCAAATGATGGAAAATACGAAATAGAGGATGAAACTCCCAGTCATCACAGCGGCTTGGAtccaattctaattttaaaaaaacacaaacatataagaacctgcttctcctctgtgtgtttgtgaaacgaaaagaaaagcagaaatatatagctttaggcaaccccttccccataacgtcttgctatgaaataagcttgggcagtcttgggctactgggctcactttccccattcctcgtcttcataaccgaaagaacacggcacataccacagatttcctttgcaGGATTAGGTGTCCAATACAACTAAAAAACATTGATGTATCCACTGGTCCCTCTGCAGCCTCGCGGTCCATAgtatacatctgcaaaggaacaaagattttgaggaccacacagcccctctttatgcctttttctacttatcttcttactaatatttgagggatatctgaaggcctagagctacaagctgattactcttgtcctaatcctaatatgcTATATTTCTCAAATGATGGAAAATACGAAATAGAGGATGAAACTCCCAGTCATCACAGCGGCTTGGAtccaattctaattttaaaaaaacacaaacatataagaacctgcttctcctctgtgtgtttgtgaaacgaaaagaaaagcagaaatatatagctttaggcaaccccttccccataacgtcttgctatgaaataagcttgggcagtcttgggctactgggctcactttccccattcctcgtcttcataaccgaaagaacacggcacataccacagatttcctttgcaGGATTAGGTGTCCAATACAACTAAAAAACATTGATGTGTCCACTGGTCCCTCTGCAGCCTCGCGGTCCATAgtatacatctgcaaaggaacaaagattttgaggaccacacagcccctctttatgcctttttctacttatcttcttactaatatttgagggatatctgaaggcctagagctacaagcttattactcttgtcctaatcctaatatgcTATATTTCTCAAATGATGGAAAATACGAAATAGAGGATGAAACTCCCAGTCATCACAGCGGCTTGGAtccaattctaattttaaaaaaacacaaacatataagaacctgcttctcctctgtgtgtttgtgaaacgaaaagaaaagcagaaatatatagctttaggcaaccccttccccataacgtcttgctatgaaataagcttgggcagtcttgggctactgggctcactttccccattcctcgtcttcataaccgaaagaacacggcacataccacagatttcctttgcaGGATTAGGTGTCCAATACAACTAAAAAACATTGATGTATCCACTGGTCCCTCTGCAGCCTCGCGGTCCATAgtatacatctgcaaaggaacaaagattttgaggaccacacagcccctctttatgcctttttctacttatcttcttactaatatttgagggatatctgaaggcctagagctacaagctgattactcttgtcctaatcctaatatgcTATATTTCTCAAATGATGGAAAATATGAAATACAGGACGAAACTCCCAGGCATCACAGCGGCTTGGAtccaattctaattttaaaaaaacacaaacatataagaacctgcttctcctctgtgtgtttgtgaaacgaaaagaaaagcagaaatatatagctttaggcaaccccttccccataacgtcttgctatgaaataagcttgggcagtcttgggctactgggctcactttccccattcctcgtcttcataaccgaaagaacACGACACATACCACAGCTTTCCTTTGCAGGATTAGGTGTCCAATACAACTAAAAAACATTGATGTATCCACTGGTCCCTCTGCAGCCTCGCGGTCCATAgtatacatctgcaaaggaacaaagattttgaggaccacacagcccctctttatgcctttttctacttatcttcttactaatatttgagggatatctgaaggcctagagctacaagctgattactcttgtcctaatcctaatatgcTATATTTCTCAAATGATGGAAAATACGAAATACAGGACAAAACTCCCAGTCATCACAGCGGCTTGGAtccaattctaattttaaaaaaacacaaacatataagaacctgcttctcctctgtgtgtttgtgaaacgaaaagaaaagcagaaatatatagctttaggcaaccccttccccataacgtcttgctatgaaataagcttgggcagtcttgggctactgggctcactttccccattcctcgtcttcataaccgaaagaacacggcacataccacagatttcctttgcaGGATTAGGTGTCCAATACAACTAAAAAACATTGATGTATCCACTGGTCCCTCTGCAGCCTCGCGGTCCATAgtatacatctgcaaaggaacaaagattttgaggaccacacagcccctctttatgcctttttctacttatcttcttactaatatttgagggatatctgaaggcctagagctacaagctgattactcttgtcctaatcctaatatgctatatttctcaaatgatggaaaatacgaaatacaggacgaaactcccagtcatcacagcggcttggatccaattctaattttaaaaaaacacaaacatataagaacctgcttctcctctgtgtgtttgtgaaacgaaaagaaaagcagaaatatatagctttaggcaaccccttccccataacgtcttgctatgaaataagcttgggcagtcttgggctactgggctcactttccccattcctcgtcttcataaccgaaagaacacggcacataccacagatttcctttgcaGGATTAGGTGTCCAATACAACTAAAAAACATTGATGTATCCACTGGTCCCTCTGCAGCCTCGCGGTCCATAgtatacatctgcaaaggaacaaagattttgaggaccacacagcccctctttatgcctttttctacttatcttcttactaatatttgagggatatctgaaggcctagagctacaagctgattactcttgtcctaatcctaatatgctatatttctcaaatgtcctTCATGCTTCTTAGTTTAGGTTTTTACATTTTAGGGGTACTTGTCACTGGCGTACCTACTAATAAGGGGCTGCATCCCTTCCAGGAATGGTGGCACCTCTGTCCAGAATAAAGTATCCTCCCTGGATACAAGATCCTCCACCCTATGTTGGTTCAATAGCTATACATACcggtatctggatttcagtccagGGGGATGCTGAGGTTTGCgcacagctgggcaggagggtccttataagaaaagacctttctctcaAAGAGCCCTTGTGCCAGTGGTTGGGAAGATACAAGTGCACATGTCTTATTGGACAGCCCCTTTCATAATGCTATTAGCTGTAATCTAATTCAACCAGGAGTGGACAACTGCCAAGgaatcccccccaaagaaaagatccaaattctgctccaaaatgaaaatcaGCAGACAAGTCTCCTTACAGACAAATTCTGCTATAAAATTGTGAGGTGTTTTTGTAAACCAGAAGGCACCTGTAGAGGTATTGCAGATGGACAGATAAAGTgctgggagaagaaatggagaagttAAGCTGTTGATCTTAGCATTGAATACTCAGTGGACGGCCTGTCCCAGATCACTTCTCTCTTCTAAGCCACAGCACTGACCATATAACAGTAGTGCAACAAGAAAGCAGTAGAACTAAGCCCTGAACAACAAAATTCCCTTAGCCTAAGCTTctcagagtcaaagctctcttgcaGACCCAGCAGTACAGGCCTTTGTTACATGGAGCTGGGATTAGCTGTGACCAGAACTCTCTACTGAGTTTATACTCTGCGACTCACTCAGATCTATTGTTGTGGAATCCATGAAGCGAAGGCCAAAGTACCGCAGAACACCCATTCACACAGAAATGAAtttctttctacccccccccccaaagttctgAGTTCGAACTAGTCAGATACCTGGGCATTTGTGGCGATAAAGCCACAATTATCTACAGCAGGTAAACCAAGTAGAAAGTAGGAGTACTCAGGTGCATCTGTATGGTCCAGTATGGATTGGCCGGCGGATTGCAAGGGATGCCGAAGTTAGCAAAGATAATGGAATATATGACATACAATATGCCACTTCCAATCATCACATCAATCCGCTTGGATCcacttctaattaaaaaaaaaagcatataagaaccttcttcgcctctgtgtgtgtgtgtttgtgaaacgaaaagaaaagaaaagcaaaaatatatagctttaggccagtggtccccaacctttttattaccggggaccactcaacaccttttactgaggcccggtgggggggggggtgtagtttactcctctactcccaaccactgccctaacgctctttgatcactatggtaatgtttaaacaccccttcaaaataagatacagacacgccccaacaatgaacataaggaacattttatcttCATGGAAATTATAACTCAataacacccaaagtgtgttgtaaagggccggagggggggggagaacgcggggcccacctccaattaattctgttttacagaaaaaACACTGCTACGCCCCGTCCCCAAATTGTAGCCCCAATGGATGAGAGGCGGTCAAGAAATTCAATAACAAgaacaacatcatcatcaacaacaacaacagtgctcTCTGCTGCAAACAAAGTTTAACTTGTGGTTCTGAATCCTGGTTTGTAGAGCCACGGTTTGTGCCTCATATGGTATGTCTTTCACTGCTGAGCCATAAACAGGAGAGAGAATGTGCAGGCCCAAGGTGCATCCCCATTGTCTCCATGCGCAGATCATGCTACTCAAAGAATTTCACTTTTCCTCTTGAAGACTTTAGATGTAAAAATATCCTGTTCTCttcttgcagtctggagaggagcttttattttgggggctctccaggtccctcctggaggcttgcACCCCTGAACGGTGGCAGTTAAGCTAGCCTCCAACTGAAACcctgagatcccacttctggggtgtcttgaagcAAGATGAAAATGGCAcataagttgagaaaagctgacatagagccagtaattgagaaacccaaaaAAGTCTAAACAAACTGATGGCATATGTTGGAGCGATAAGCTGATTACTGTTGTACTATCCGAATGtgttatatttctcaaatgtcctTCATGCTTGTTAGTTTAAGGTTTTACATTTTAGGGGGTATTTCTCACTGGTGTACCTACTAAGAAGGGGCTGAATCTCTTCCAGGAATGGTGGCACCTTCCTCCAGAATAATGTATCCTCCCTGGATTCTCCACCATATGTTGGTTCAATAGCTATATTTACGAGTATCTGGTCCAATGGTGTGTTTATTATTAGCAAAGCCTACTCACCTCTCTCGCATTGCAAATGTCAAAAACATTTGTGGTAGAACCGGCCGCCTGCTTGCCAGATGCCAAGCCAgtgggccctgttccagccctccacccTTTCCCTGGACAGGGTCTATCTCTTCCGGTCTGTCGCTGCCACCACACACTGACTGCAGTACCCCTTCCCAAGGGACAGTGAAACCCCTCGGCTGGGTTCCTGGTATTCTTGAATTAAAACCATCAATCTTTGGCCATGCCTTCTCTCTGCAGAGGAGATCTGCCCCCTTCTTGCTGGGAGATCCTggagagattcccccctcccaggaagccTGAAGCCTGTATACTCACatgctcctccccctggtggagcctgactcctctattctcattggggcatgtgacccgctcccttccctgagtctctGAGTAAACTGAGAAGCAGAAAACAAcgaacccctccccaaaattgTTGTATTACTATACAAGCATTTGTCCTCATGAATAATTGCATGGGTATTTCTGGTTGCCAACCTTCGGGCAGGGCCAGGGGATGATTATAAAAGAAAAGGTTAAACTATtacgactgatctacagacaacagagatcagatcctctggataaaatggctggtttggaggctggactccaggACATTGTACCCTCCCCAAACTTCCCCTCcaatccccaaatctacaggtatttccctacGCAGAACAGGGAACCCTAGGGGAACTActtgttttaaaaatcagtacaCAGCACAATTAAACTGCATTCCCTGAAACTCTCCTCACTCATGAtggtgtggatctgtgatttttgtggcttatGCTTTGGTTATCGATAGAAAACATGATCTTACGGTGATTTTTGGGGAGGCCCAGtggaaaaaccctgaggatccatgtTTTAG
Encoded proteins:
- the LOC143828499 gene encoding uncharacterized protein LOC143828499 isoform X8; the protein is MRPEGDQMYKDHMDLNVVNTAIFFSVLGYLIIKSKSVMYNMDLDNAAGPVDTSMFLSVLGHLILQRKSVMYNMDLNAAAGPVNTAIFFSVHGHLILQNKSVMYNMDLNAAAGPVNTAIFFSVLGHLIMQSKSVMYTMDREAAEGPVDTSMFFSCIGHLILQRKSVMYTMDREAAEGPVDTSMFFSCIGHLILQRKSVMYTMDREAAEGPVDTSMFFSCIGHLILQRKAVMYTMDREAAEGPVDTSMFFSCIGHLILQRKSVMYTMDREAAEGPVDTSMFFSCIGHLILQRKSVMYTMDREAAEGPVDTSMFFSCIGHLILQRKSVMYTMDREAAEGPVDTSMFFSCIGHLILQRKSVMDTMDREAAERPVDTSMFFSCIGHLILQRKSVMYTMDREAAEGPVDTSMFFSCIGHLILQRKSVMYKGHMDLNVVNTSIFFSVLGHLIIQSKSVVCAAYVRSSRCCSFEDGFNWVGEGDLHEIRAPEHKGKVGCHLHLA